ATTGATAGCAGCTGGAAAACGTCAATGTTATCTATGCTAAAGATTGTAGCGTTCTGCACCCTTAATGGTAAAACACATTACAACTCCCTTCAGATGACGTTAAAGAATAAAAGGCAAAAGATAATTAATTTTACAACACAGGTTGCGGTAAATATAAGCATATCTAATTGTTTACATTATAGGCAAGTTTCATTGTATGCTAAGAGCTTGAATTCTTCTAATAAGTGACAAAGAAGATGCATTTCTTTGTTTCCATTGTTCTATTTCCTCCTCCTTGCGCCAATTGTCCGTCAACCATTGATCATGACCATCAAGTATGCTTACTATCTGCCTCATGCTTGGTCTTGATTCTGGGTTGGAGCTGGTGCATGCCATGCCTAATTTGATCAGCCTCAACAATTCCCTGCGGTTGTACTTTCCATCTAACCTCATGTCTGCCAGTTCTTCATATGGTCTTTTCTGCGCCTCAAATTCTTGAATTCTTCTCACTAGTAGCACCTCGGGCCTCCTAAAATCAACTGCCATCTGCCCACATACCACCTCAAGCAACACTACACCAAAGCTATAAACATCAGCCATTGTAGTTGCTTCTCCAGATTTAATATAATCTGGTGACATGTATCCAAAGATTCCACAAGCTGATCTCTTCTTGTCAATAACGACATGATGGCCATGTTCATTCCGTGTCAAGAATTCAGCTAGAGCAAAACAACCGAGTCTAGGATTCATGTCTGCATCCAGAGCTACGGCAGAAGATGTGATGCTTCTGTGAATAACCTGCTCATCCCATTCTTCATGGAGGTACCGAATGGCAGAAGCAAGCGATTTGATTATGCTATATCGATGATGCCATTGCAAGATTCTGCTTGTATGATGGAATAAGACATGACTTAGGAGGCATTTTGCAGAATAATCATACACAACAAGCATCTCCCCTTGTTCAGTGCACCATCCACGAAGCTGTACCAGATTTCTGTGGCGAAGCCTTCCCAAGGTTTGGAGTTCATTTGAGAATCTTACTCGCAATGCAGGACATGTCTTCATGCCAAGCCTCTTCACCAGAACGTGGTAATGATTGTCAAGGAAACCATGATAGGCTGTTCCAAAGTCAAGCTCAGCTACTCTCCGTGAATCTGCAAAATTGTTTGTGGCAGCAATGATTTCCTTGTATGTTATCACCCTTGGAGTTTCAACCACCGGGAAAGTACATGGCGGAGGGTGGCTACTATGTGAAGAGACAATATTACTGTTCTCAACCTCTGCTGTTACGTACATGGTTTCTCCAGTGGCTGTGACAAAGTTTGATGAGTTTAGAGCAGAAGTGCTGATGCTGGTTGTGGATCTTGTTGTAGAAGACCCTGTTGTGATCGTGTAGCTAGAACTGCTGTTGCTTGGAGACGACAAAGATATGTAAAGGGGGTGACTCTTGAATGAAGGAAGATCTGGTAATTTACCATATATGTTGCCAGAAAGTACATCCACAGCCCATTTCATGTTAGGCCGCGATTGAGGATCATGAAGTGTGCAGAGAAGTCCAACATGTATCATTTGTTCCATGTCTGAAAGCTTGAAAGACCCATCTGGGAGCCTAGTATCCCCTGCTTGTAGAAGTATTCCTTCATCGGAGAGCTTCCTGGTCCAATCAAGCAAGATGATCTGATCATCCGGATATGTGAGATCAACAGCACGCCTTCCTGAAACAACCTCCAGGACCACAATTCCAAAGCTGAATACATCTGATTTTGCAGTGGCGAAACTTCTCTTCTGGAAGCTCTCCGGTGGCAAATAGCCAATGGTTCCACCAATTCTGGTTGTTTCTGCTAGCCGAAATTGTTGATTCTTCATTGAAGGTGTCCTTGATTGGTACTCAATCTTATGTTCTAGCCACCTAGCCAAGCCAAAGTCACCAAGACGGGCATTAAAATGTGAATCAAGCATCACATTACTCGTCTTCACATCTCTGTGTATGATCTGAGTCTCCAATTGTTCATGGAGGTAAAACAACGCAGCAGCCAAGCCATTGACTATCTTCTTCCTACGCTCCCAATCAAGAGGTGATGAACCATTCTTCTCAGGCCTTTTAAAGAGTATTCTGTCAAGACTTCGGTTAGGCATGTAGTCATAGACAAGAAACAACTGATCATCATGAACACACCATCCCCTGAGCTTTACAAGGTTCCTGTGGCGAAGATGAGCAACGGCTACCAATTCTGCAGCAAATGTCTTCTCGAATTGCTCGCCTCTCTCAGCCAAGCATTTAACGGCTACTGTTGTTCCATCACTGGGTAAAACTGCTCTATAGACTTTGCCAAAGCCTCCACTTCCGAGTATTTCATCTTCACTAAATCCTTTGGACCCTATGTAGAGCTCAGAATAGCTAAATATTCTGGCATTTTCGCCCCCTACTTCCTCAGACATCTTCACTCCTGCCATATCCTGGAACAACATACCAGAGAAATGCTTCTCTGGGGCTTCTTGGTGGCAGAAGTTGATCCATTTTGAGTCAAAGAATCGATGCACTGATGTACGAAGGAGATTCACAACTTGTGAGCCACAGTGACGAGGAGACGGttgtttttcctttgttttctggACTTTTTTGTGATCAATTGGTTCAATTTCATCAACATCTGCTGGCAGAATGAAGCAAAGGCGGTTCAGATGCATGGTTCAGCTGATATTGATGAGAtgtttaatggcttgaattgcaAAAGTTGGACATGGATAGAGGGAATGCAGATAAGAGTAGTGAAGGTTCCAACAATGAACAAAAGCAGGTTCTTGTATGAAAGTTTTGAACCTGGTTATGTATTTGGTGGCTTATATTCAAACATGGTTAGGTTGCATGTTTGAATTGTATGCCTATGAAGATAAAACTGGCCAACAAGAACCAACCCCTGTATGATGTTTGCTACAGAAAATTCTGATTCTTTAGTTGATTTGGTTTTCTGGAAACACATCATGGATCACATCATCCATATCAGTTGTTCACACTTTTAAGAGGGCTAATTTTTCCATAGCCgcttttttaaatttcataccGCGTTGAGGGTTTTACCTTTATGTTTCTC
This Coffea arabica cultivar ET-39 chromosome 3e, Coffea Arabica ET-39 HiFi, whole genome shotgun sequence DNA region includes the following protein-coding sequences:
- the LOC113736313 gene encoding receptor like protein kinase S.2-like; the encoded protein is MHLNRLCFILPADVDEIEPIDHKKVQKTKEKQPSPRHCGSQVVNLLRTSVHRFFDSKWINFCHQEAPEKHFSGMLFQDMAGVKMSEEVGGENARIFSYSELYIGSKGFSEDEILGSGGFGKVYRAVLPSDGTTVAVKCLAERGEQFEKTFAAELVAVAHLRHRNLVKLRGWCVHDDQLFLVYDYMPNRSLDRILFKRPEKNGSSPLDWERRKKIVNGLAAALFYLHEQLETQIIHRDVKTSNVMLDSHFNARLGDFGLARWLEHKIEYQSRTPSMKNQQFRLAETTRIGGTIGYLPPESFQKRSFATAKSDVFSFGIVVLEVVSGRRAVDLTYPDDQIILLDWTRKLSDEGILLQAGDTRLPDGSFKLSDMEQMIHVGLLCTLHDPQSRPNMKWAVDVLSGNIYGKLPDLPSFKSHPLYISLSSPSNSSSSYTITTGSSTTRSTTSISTSALNSSNFVTATGETMYVTAEVENSNIVSSHSSHPPPCTFPVVETPRVITYKEIIAATNNFADSRRVAELDFGTAYHGFLDNHYHVLVKRLGMKTCPALRVRFSNELQTLGRLRHRNLVQLRGWCTEQGEMLVVYDYSAKCLLSHVLFHHTSRILQWHHRYSIIKSLASAIRYLHEEWDEQVIHRSITSSAVALDADMNPRLGCFALAEFLTRNEHGHHVVIDKKRSACGIFGYMSPDYIKSGEATTMADVYSFGVVLLEVVCGQMAVDFRRPEVLLVRRIQEFEAQKRPYEELADMRLDGKYNRRELLRLIKLGMACTSSNPESRPSMRQIVSILDGHDQWLTDNWRKEEEIEQWKQRNASSLSLIRRIQALSIQ